ACGTGATCCTGCAAAGTGGCTGTGTTATCGGCGGCGATGGGTTTGGCTTTGCTCACGATGGTGCCGGCTGGCATAAGATTGTTCAGCTGGGTGGCGTTGTGCTGGGTGATGATGTGGAAGTCGGCAGCTGCTCGAGCATTGATCGTGGCGCGCTGGGTGATACGGTGATCGGCAATGACGTTAAAATCGATAGCCAGGTGCAAATTGCCCATAACGTTATTATTGGCGACCATAGTGCATTGGCGGGCTGTGTAGGTATTGCTGGCTCAACGAAAGTCGGCAAGCACTGCATGCTAGGCGGCGGCGTCGGGCTATCCGGCCATCTGACCATTTGTGATGGCGTTCAGGTGACGGGTATGAGTCTGGTAACGAACTCTATTCATGAGCCCGGTGTCTACTCTTCGGGCACTGGCGCCATGGCCAATAACCAGTGGCGGAAAAACGCGGTGCGCTTTAAGCAGCTTGATGATATCGCCAGGCGTTTAGCAAGATTGGAAAAAAAGCAGTGAGATTAACCAGTGCTAAATGATTTTATCCGCCATTAGCTTGAGGCTAGATAGCAGCGGGGTATAATCCACAGCCTTTTCACCAGCCGGCGTGCTGGTATTTACCTGACTCCCCTCAGGTGTTCCAGGTTTTTGTCATTTTAGAGGTCGCTACGATGGTTATGGATATCAATGAAATTCGCGAATACTTGCCCCACCGCTATCCGTTTTTGCTGGTGGATCGAGTAACGGAATTGACCATCGGTGAGTCCATCGTTGCGTACAAGAACGTTAGTATCAATGAGCCGTTTTTCAACGGACATTTTCCGCACCACCCGATTATGCCCGGCGTGCTGGTTATCGAAGCGCTGGCTCAAGTTTGTGGCATTCTTGGCTTTAAAACGGTTAATAAACTGCCGGCCGATGGCTACGTCTATTATCTAGTAGGCACCGATAAAGTACGCTTCAAGCGCCCGGTGATGCCTGGCGACAAGCTCACGTTAGAAGCTAACGTTATCAAAGGTAAACGCGGTATTTGGAAGTTCGCCTGCCGCGCTTCTGTTGATGGCGAACTCGCCTGCGAAGCGGAAATCATTTGTGCCGAGAGGAAGGTTGCTTGATACATCCTACTGCCTTGGTCGACCCAGCGGCGCGTCTAGCCGATGACGTTGAGGTGGGTCCTTTTAGTGTTATTGGCCCAGACGTCACTATCGGCGCAGGCTCTATCATTGGCCCTCATGTAGTGGTTAAAGGCCCCTCTACGCTGGGCGAGCGTACGCGTATCTTTCAGTTCGCCTCCGTAGGCGAAGACTGTCAGGATAAAAAATACGCAGGCGAGCCAACGCGGCTGGTGATGGGCGACGATAACGTCATCCGCGAAGGCGTCACGCTACATCGCGGAACGGTTCAGGATCGCAGCGAAACCACGATTGGTTCGCGCAATTTATTTATGGCCTATGTGCACGTAGGGCATGATTGCGTTATTGGTAATGACTGCATCTTGGCCAACCAGGT
This DNA window, taken from Vreelandella profundi, encodes the following:
- the fabZ gene encoding 3-hydroxyacyl-ACP dehydratase FabZ gives rise to the protein MVMDINEIREYLPHRYPFLLVDRVTELTIGESIVAYKNVSINEPFFNGHFPHHPIMPGVLVIEALAQVCGILGFKTVNKLPADGYVYYLVGTDKVRFKRPVMPGDKLTLEANVIKGKRGIWKFACRASVDGELACEAEIICAERKVA
- the lpxA gene encoding acyl-ACP--UDP-N-acetylglucosamine O-acyltransferase, with translation MIHPTALVDPAARLADDVEVGPFSVIGPDVTIGAGSIIGPHVVVKGPSTLGERTRIFQFASVGEDCQDKKYAGEPTRLVMGDDNVIREGVTLHRGTVQDRSETTIGSRNLFMAYVHVGHDCVIGNDCILANQVTLAGHVTVGDHVILGGLSAVHQFCHFGDYAMAGGGSIITKDTPAYIMINGNPAEARGLNLVGLKRRGFSRDAISALTSSYKMVYRQGLTIEQALTEMHSRFDLPEVKHFAASIERSTRGITR